In Dioscorea cayenensis subsp. rotundata cultivar TDr96_F1 chromosome 11, TDr96_F1_v2_PseudoChromosome.rev07_lg8_w22 25.fasta, whole genome shotgun sequence, a single genomic region encodes these proteins:
- the LOC120272533 gene encoding serine/threonine-protein kinase BSK1-2-like isoform X1 produces MDVPRKNKIFTFGLLLRNLLSGNQISKKQEIEVRFGKKFPIILDSRLNGEYSAEEATALVGFAEQWMQYNPDNDRFTINDVIAALAKIQSNAARPSNGMPGAEGQDNVGVIEA; encoded by the exons atGGACGTCCCTCGTAAAAATAAGATATTCACGTTTGGCCTTCTGCTACGAAATCTACTGAGTGGAAACCAAATTTCGAAAAAACAG GAAATAGAAGTTCGTTTCGGTAAAAAATTCCCTATCATTCTCGATTCTCGTTTGAATGGTGAATATTCCGCTGAAGAAGCAACTGCGTTGGTGGGCTTTGCTGAACAATGGATGCAATATAACCCTGATAATGATCGATTCACTATAAATGATGTTATTGCAGCCCTTGCAAAAATTCAAAGCAATGCTGCG AGACCATCGAATGGAATGCCAGGGGCTGAGGGGCAAGATAATGTTGGAGTGATTGAAGCCTGA
- the LOC120272533 gene encoding serine/threonine-protein kinase BSK1-2-like isoform X2, with amino-acid sequence MDVPRKNKIFTFGLLLRNLLSGNQISKKQEIEVRFGKKFPIILDSRLNGEYSAEEATALVGFAEQWMQYNPDNDRFTINDVIAALAKIQSNAA; translated from the exons atGGACGTCCCTCGTAAAAATAAGATATTCACGTTTGGCCTTCTGCTACGAAATCTACTGAGTGGAAACCAAATTTCGAAAAAACAG GAAATAGAAGTTCGTTTCGGTAAAAAATTCCCTATCATTCTCGATTCTCGTTTGAATGGTGAATATTCCGCTGAAGAAGCAACTGCGTTGGTGGGCTTTGCTGAACAATGGATGCAATATAACCCTGATAATGATCGATTCACTATAAATGATGTTATTGCAGCCCTTGCAAAAATTCAAAGCAATGCTGCG TGA
- the LOC120271844 gene encoding triosephosphate isomerase, cytosolic-like, with amino-acid sequence MLVNLGIPWVILGHSERRALLGESNEFVGDKVSYALSQGLKVIACVGETLEQREAGSTMDVVAAQTKAIADKINDWTNVVIAYELVWAIGIGRVATPAQAQEVHADLRKWFQANVSAEVAESIRIMYGGSVSGANCKELAAKPDVDGFLVGGASLKPEFIDTIKSATMKSST; translated from the exons ATGCTTGTTAATCTGGGCATCCCATGGGTCATTCTTGGTCATTCTGAGCGAAGAGCATTGTTGGGTGAATCAAATGAG TTTGTTGGAGATAAAGTTTCCTACGCACTCAGTCAAGGTCTAAAGGTGATTGCTTGTGTTGGTGAGACTCTAGAGCAGCGAGAGGCAGGTTCAACTATGGACGTAGTGGCTGCACAAACGAAAGCTATCGCTG ATAAGATCAACGACTGGACCAATGTAGTCATTGCTTATGAGCTTGTTTGGGCCATTGGAATTGGGAGAGTTGCAACACCTGCTCAGGCCCAAGAG GTGCATGCTGACTTAAGGAAGTGGTTCCAAGCAAATGTGAGTGCTGAAGTTGCTGAATCAATCAGGATAATGTATGGAG GTTCCGTTAGCGGTGCAAACTGCAAAGAACTAGCAGCAAAGCCTGACGTAGATGGATTCCTCGTCGGTGGAGCTTCTTTGAAG CCGGAGTTCATCGACACCATCAAATCCGCGACTATGAAATCATCTACCTAG